The segment CCTGGGCCAACGGTATGCCGCAGATCGAGAACAGGCACTGAACCTTTGAGGTGTCATACCTGGAGGGGGGCCTGCGGATAGCCGTCCGCAGGCCCCCCTCCAGGTGATCTGGGGTCAGGGGCAGGTGGCCAGGACGATGGAGATGACGGTGCAGGTCGCGGACGCGCTGTCGTTGGCGGCGTTGGGGTCGGCGGGTGCGGAGGCCGTGCGTACGCCGGTGACCGTCACATGCCCCAGGGACAGCAGGTTCAGGGGGATACGGAACGTCTTGTTCACCGCGGTGCCGTTGGCGATCGGCCCGTAGGTGCAGGTAACGGTGCCGGTGGCGGTGGTGCAGCCGGTGGAGAGGTTCGTGGCGCTCGCGCCGGGCGGCAGGCTGGCGGTCACGGTGGCCGAGGTGGCTGCGCCGGGTCCCAGGTCGCGGGCGGTCAGGGTGTAGGTGAGGTAGGGCACCAGGATGCCCAGGTGCGGCTGTGCGGTGACGTCCACGTCGATGTCAGCGGCGGCGGCCACGTAGGTGAACTGGTCGGCGGCGGAGGTCGCGCTGGTGCCGCCTGGGGTGGTGACCTGGACGTCGACGGTTCCTGCGGCGTGGGCGGGGGAGGTGACGGTGCAGGAGGTCGCGGTGCAGGTCAGGCCGGTGCCGGGGGTGCCGCCGAAGGTGACGGCGGTCGCGCCGGTGAAGTTGGTGCCGGTCACCGTCACGACGGTGGAGCCGGTGGTCGGGCCGGAGGTGGGACTGATCGCGGTCACGACGGGAGCGGGCGGCGGCACCAGGTCCGGGGCGATGTCGTAGGGGCGGGTGCCGACGGTGACGGTGGCGACGCTCGTCCGGGTACTGGTGTCGATGACCGACACGGTTCCGGCGTTGAAGTTGGTCACATAGGCGTAGGACCCGGTGGCGTTGAACGCGGCGGCGACCGGGCCGGTGCCGACCGCGATGGTCGCGGCGACGGTGTTGGTCGCGGCATCGATCACCGAGACGTTGTTGCTGGTCTGGTTGGTGACGTAGACCTCACTGCCGTCCGGGGAGACCGCGACGCCCTGCGGCAGGGAGCCGACCGTGATCGTCGCGGCGATGGTGTTGGCCGGTGTATTGATCACCGAGACCGTGTTGCCGACCTGGTTCGCCACGTACAGCAGAGTCCCGGCCGGGTTGCTCTTCAGGACCAGAGGGCCGCGGCCGACCGTGATGGTGTCGACCACGGTGGCGGTCGCGGTGCTGATCACCGAGATGGTGCCGTTGGCTGGGCTGACGCCCTGGTTGGCGACGTAGACGCGGGAGCCGTCGGGGCTGGCCGTGATCCGGAACGGTGCGGTGCCCACGGGGATCGCCGTGCCGGTGATCGTGTTGGTGGAGGTGTCGATCACCGAGACGGTCTGACTGGTGACGTTGACCACGTACACCCGCGTGCCGTCCGGACTGACCGCGATGCCCGCCGGTCGGGAGAACCCGCTGATCGTGGCGGTCACCGAGTTGGTGGAGGTGTCGATCACCGAGACGGTGCCGGCGCCGTTGTTGGTGACGTAGACCCGGGTCCCGGCCGCGTTCTCCGTCACCCCCTGCGGAGTGCTGCCCACCGGGATCGTCGCGGTCACCGAGTTGGTGGCCACGTCGATCACCGAGACGTTGTTGGATCCCGCATTGGCGGTGTAGGCCACATTGGGACCCGCAGCCCAGGCCGCCGGAGCGTCCACCACCGCCAGCCCGGTCACAGCCAGCGCGGCGGAACAGGCCACGGCAATCAGCGGTCGGGATATCAGGCGTATAGGCCAGGTTCTTCGTAAACGGGAGAACTTCACTGTCTCTCCTTCCAGTCCGCACCCCGCCGGCGGGAGCCGTCAGCCCTCGATGGACCGGCAGAGGCGCGGTCGTACCGAACTCGGCGGGACTGCCCAGGACTTGCACCACACGGGCGACCCTCCGCAGCCAAGCTGGCACAGCGCGTACCCATCCGAATCCGAAATCGATGAACAAGCCGTACCCTCAACCACATTGGCCGCAAAACACCGCCCGCGGGCCGCCGGAAGAGACAGTATTCGCCGAACACGCGAAGGCCCAGGCGAACCCCGATTCCGTCCAATCCCCCCTTAGCGGCCGTTGACGTGCAGCTACCGGGTTTAGAAACAGGCACTGACGTACAGAGGGTGCCGGTGACGTACGCGGCGGCGGCGGCCGGGACCGAGAGCCGGCCCCGGGCGGGTTGCACCGGGCGGGGGATCCACGGTTGTCTACGCAGGTGCGCCCAGAGTCGCACCGGGGGTTGCACCGGAGGTGGGAACCCCCCTTCCGCGATTCCGCGCGTTCTGCCTGGTCAGGCCTGGTGGGCAAGCCGGGCAACCGCGCCGACACCTCTTCTCCGCGTAGTCGGGGAAGAGGGTGTTCTCCTTCTCGGGCGGCGGCCGGGTGCACGGCCGGGATTCTGCTGTAACCGTCCCCGTGCTGGGGGTTACGGTGATCGCGGACCTGATCACGAACGCACCACGGGGGTGGCCTGGATGACGGCTCGGCTGAAACGTTGGACGGGCCTGTGCGCGGCTGTGCCGCTCGCGCTCGCCCTGGCCGCATGTGGTGGCGCCGACGATCCCGTACCGCCTCCTGCGGCGCCTCCGGCGCCTTCCTCGCCGACACCGTCGGTGGACCCGGACGCGGCGGAGAAGGCGGCGGTGCTCGAGGCGTACGAGGGGATGTCGGCGGCGGAGCTGGAGACGTACGCGACCGGCAAGCTGGCGCCGGAGCTGGAGGCGTACGCAGGGCACAAGGCGCTCGCGGACATCAAGTCCACCCTGTTCTGGTACCAGCAGCAGGGGACGGTGATGCGCGGTGAGCCGGTGCGCTCGCCGGAGGTGGACACGATCGATACCACGTCCGATCCGCTCCGGGCGACGATCGTGGACTGCGTGGACTCCAACGGCTACGACAAGGTCAAGAAGGGCTCGGGCAAGGCGGCGGCGACACCGTCCGGGCCGCGCCGCCACTACGTGACCTCGACCGCGCAGCGGGCCGGGACGGGCGAGTGGAAGATCTACACCTCCACGATCGAGCGGGACCGTACATGCTGACCGCGCGCCGTACGGCGGCGGCCTCCGTGCTCGCGCTCCTGGCCCTCCTGGCGCCGGCACCATCCGCGGTCGCGGACGGACCGGGCGGCTCGGTCCAGTGCCCGCCGAAAGAACTGGACTGCGACCTCACCGCAGTGGACCCGGGCACCGCGCCGGGCACCCCGGTGGACAGCAAGCCGGCCAAGCCCGGCAAGGGCGGCCGGGGCAGCAGCGCCCCGGAGTGCGCGATCGACGGCAAGGCCGTCCCCTGCTCCTCCGACATGGGCACCTTCAACCACGCCGATGCCTGCTACTGGCGCGCCCTCGACCCGCAGCCGGGCCCGGAAGACCCGCTCTGGACGTTCGCGACCGGCGTCCCGGCCACCTGGAAGCCGGGCGCCCCCGGCAAGCTCTACAACGTCACCTGCCCCGGCGCGGGCCGGGAGCTGGCGGGCGGGACGATGTTCTCCGCGTCCGCGCCGGCCGCCGCGCCGACGATCGATCCGGAGGTGGTGGCCCGGCAGGCGGTGGAGTCGATGCGGCTCACCGGCCCGGTGATCGCGAACCCGAGGGCGGAGGGCACCTACGTGGTCGGGATGCCGTTCTGGATGTGGGCCACCCCCTCCCCGACCACGTACGGGCCGGTCACGGCCTCCGCCACAGCCGGAGGCGTCACCGTGTCCGCCACCGCGAAGGTGACCTGGGCCGTGTGGGACATGGGCGACGGCGAGACCGTCACCTGCCCCGGGCCCGGCACGAAGTACACCGCCGACCACGGCAAGAACATGTCCCCCGACTGCGGCCACCGATACCGCCGCTCCTCCACCGACGAACCGGACAGCCGCTACGCCGGGTCCACCACCACCACGTGGTCGGTGGACTGGACCGTCACGGCGGGCGGCGCCCAGACCGGCACGCTCACCACCACCCGCGAGACCGCCTGGACGGCCCGGGTCGGTGAGGTCCAGGTCCTCAACACCAACTGACCCCGGGCGTGGTGAGTTCCACTCACCACCGCAGGTCACAGCCCTCAAACGCCGGGAACTCACCACGGCGGCGCGGCCACTCACCACGCGGCCCGCCGTACTCACCACGCCACTCACCACGCGGTGGTGAGTGGGCCGACCAGCCACCTGCGACGGCCGGTCCGGCCCCGCGCTCCGCCGGCTCCTCGCACGGGCCGCACCCCGCCCGTCCGATCTGCCCGTTTCCTGAGGGTGCACAGGGGGGTGCGCAGAGGGGTGCGAAGGGGGGTGCGCTCGTCCTGGGCGGCCTCTCCCGTTTCCCCAGGTCAGGCCCTGGTTTCTGTGTGGTGAGTGGTCAGACTTCCTCTTCTGCTGCCCTTCCTGCTCCCGGTGTTGTGGGGGAGTGGTGGGTGGTTTGGGGCGGTGGCGGTCATTGGAAGCCGACGGGGCGCTGCGCTGGCCGTGGGGGGCCGCGTCGGCCGGTGGCCGCCGCGCCCCGAGGGAGGTGCGGGGCGAATTCTCTTTGTTGCAAAGGGGGTTACTAAGGGGGTTGCAAAGGAGGTTGCTAAGGGAGTTGCAGAGGGGGTTGCTAAGGGGGTTGCACTCGTCCCGGACGACCCCTCTCAGTTCCCCCAGGTCAGGCCGTTTTTTTGGCGTGGTGAGTGGTCAGACTTCCTCTTCTGGCTGCCCTTTCTGTTCTGGGGGGTGGGGTGTTTGGGGGGTTGGGTTGGTGGCCGGATCGGAAGGCGGGCGCTGCGCTGGCTGTGAGGGGATCGCGTCGGCCGGTGGCCGCCGCGCCCCGGGGTGGGGCGGGCAGGGCGCTCAGGGGCACCTCCAGGCAGCCCTGGGGGCCCAAGGGCTGCCAGGCCTGGAGGGCTTGTAGGGCGATTCGTTGGGCTCGGCGCCTTGTCATGCGAAGCGTGTCCGTCGAGCCATCCGATCACGCAGGATAGGTGCGATCTCTCGACTGGGTGTCGGTGGTGGTGAGAGTCGGTGGTCTTGTTCTGGGGTGGAGTGTTCCGGGGCTGGTCAGCGGCAATTTGCGTGTGGGTGGGCCGCTGTCGTTAAGTGAGAGATCGTTGTGCGGGATCACTGTCATGGGGGTTTATCCCATAGCGGCTGATGCTGTCTCAGGGGCGAGAGTCCTCACTCGCCGTTCTCACCGCCTCAGGACAGATCAGGGCTCCCCTCGGCTGAGCCCGAAGGCCTTGTGCGCGAAATACTGTCGAACTCACGGATCTTGGGTGCAAGCTGATCCACAGCCCGGCTCAGCCGGCTCAATTCCCCTGCCATATAGGCTTCGTAAACCTCCTTCTCAAGCCGGATAACGTCACCCCGCACGACCTCCCACACGTCAAGATCAGTGG is part of the Streptomyces sp. NBC_01116 genome and harbors:
- a CDS encoding beta-propeller fold lactonase family protein gives rise to the protein MACSAALAVTGLAVVDAPAAWAAGPNVAYTANAGSNNVSVIDVATNSVTATIPVGSTPQGVTENAAGTRVYVTNNGAGTVSVIDTSTNSVTATISGFSRPAGIAVSPDGTRVYVVNVTSQTVSVIDTSTNTITGTAIPVGTAPFRITASPDGSRVYVANQGVSPANGTISVISTATATVVDTITVGRGPLVLKSNPAGTLLYVANQVGNTVSVINTPANTIAATITVGSLPQGVAVSPDGSEVYVTNQTSNNVSVIDAATNTVAATIAVGTGPVAAAFNATGSYAYVTNFNAGTVSVIDTSTRTSVATVTVGTRPYDIAPDLVPPPAPVVTAISPTSGPTTGSTVVTVTGTNFTGATAVTFGGTPGTGLTCTATSCTVTSPAHAAGTVDVQVTTPGGTSATSAADQFTYVAAAADIDVDVTAQPHLGILVPYLTYTLTARDLGPGAATSATVTASLPPGASATNLSTGCTTATGTVTCTYGPIANGTAVNKTFRIPLNLLSLGHVTVTGVRTASAPADPNAANDSASATCTVISIVLATCP
- a CDS encoding ATP/GTP-binding protein, with product MLTARRTAAASVLALLALLAPAPSAVADGPGGSVQCPPKELDCDLTAVDPGTAPGTPVDSKPAKPGKGGRGSSAPECAIDGKAVPCSSDMGTFNHADACYWRALDPQPGPEDPLWTFATGVPATWKPGAPGKLYNVTCPGAGRELAGGTMFSASAPAAAPTIDPEVVARQAVESMRLTGPVIANPRAEGTYVVGMPFWMWATPSPTTYGPVTASATAGGVTVSATAKVTWAVWDMGDGETVTCPGPGTKYTADHGKNMSPDCGHRYRRSSTDEPDSRYAGSTTTTWSVDWTVTAGGAQTGTLTTTRETAWTARVGEVQVLNTN